The following are encoded together in the Ranitomeya imitator isolate aRanImi1 chromosome 4, aRanImi1.pri, whole genome shotgun sequence genome:
- the NDUFB2 gene encoding NADH dehydrogenase [ubiquinone] 1 beta subcomplex subunit 2, mitochondrial: protein MASLVRLGGALRAGSRLFCGAVRRRTGVRNAGGEVHIAPRYREMVELTKSQNIQAELIGGFMWFWILWHFWHDPDAVLGHFPYPDPSQWTDEELGIPPEDEE, encoded by the exons ATGGCGTCGCTGGTGCGGCTCGGGGGAGCGCTGAGAGCCGGGAGCCGCCTCTTCTGCGGGGCCGTGAGGAGGAGAACCGGGGTCCGCAA TGCGGGGGGCGAGGTTCACATAGCGCCACGATACAGAGAAATGGTGGAACTGACCAAGTCCCAGAACATTCAGGCCGAGCTGATCGGGGGCTTCATGTGGTTCTGGATTCTCTGGCATTTTTGGCACGACCCCGATGCAGTGCTG gGTCACTTTCCATATCCGGACCCCTCACAGTGGACTGACGAGGAGCTGGGAATACCCCCCGAAGATGAAGAGTGA
- the LOC138675210 gene encoding uncharacterized protein, which yields MSSLHHPSCFCSRCPENLTGAVTFAVGTLDGDPVKLNLLKDYVSKALYNLVTGWRASSFNVIYFSEEIHKWCDRMVTWTPDTANQAVSWIRTLTCDSGADPSEALAAAFEDPSCEMVYLVMDTLPPRVLQNIYNFLARDENPCSVNVVYLREEPNDWTREGAFRTINLKPLRSSYMTRINGHQRPRHYCPSSSSSSSCTFSTVVSSEPQLEPINCCVHPKELPSPVSPVQLAPEVLSLFRGARVLARRDADGLYYMGHIAREVEGFSDRFLVEFEKCRSLKGKSQFRMQETPVCDIIHYEDARWRPLSPGDHVLAPADAKMENYGPGTVLQGKETRARGLAFDSTGVLVTFWNGKTKQVPPGLAIWIPQTLGDRITLELYIPPETRKKLIETCTSFPFMGTSDYHQVSQAEEKFVGSGSHTCHYCGPDTGVCQKCHVPEELWVALRNSLNHINRITATKEKSTQKDKAPPKNEEPDKEKPKLQRKNVRYQGFHQISRHKEPLIHSRDTQTENLIDPLETSYNRREDVGIMGSSLKPSSSKLGNVTHLQKTLMRIERAMKEDRRTMESVILDRRPRSTPLKLNYEAKVRNNQELREQKEEETAELQRTRVEERQRKREERMRELEQRELMLQDNRRIRSQQRILFDLEKRQDQEGLEVQQAECRRATAEERSRKKDEDVRKEWKREDKKVQFWRDLRQQRENLDLETIHKQQEKDEKYKELLHSQMITRQRQQEAALQDRRRHQQRQEGSKSRVSKRLEEFYQLTERESQRDKDLQQRLKEQNLQALRSAMVL from the exons ATGTCCAGTCTCCACCATCCCAGCTGCTTCTGCTCCCGGTGTCCTGAGAACCTCACTGGAGCTGTGACATTCGCGGTGGGCACATTGGATGGAGACCCCGTGAAATTGAATCTTCTGAAGGATTATGTCTCCAAGGCACTCTACAACTTGGTCACCGGCTGGAGAGCGTCATCATTCAATGTCATCTACTTCTCCGAGGAG ATCCATAAGTGGTGTGATCGCATGGTGACGTGGACCCCAGATACCGCCAATCAGGCTGTTTCATGGATCCGGACTCTTACCTGTGATTCTGGTGCTGACCCTTCTGAAGCTTTGGCTGCAGCTTTCGAGGACCCATCATGTGAGATGGTGTACCTTGTGATGGACACCCTACCACCCCGAGTTCTGCAGAACATCTACAACTTTCTGGCCAGAGATGAGAACCCCTGCTCTGTAAATGTGGTGTACCTGCGAGAGGAGCCGAATGACTGGACGAGAGAAGGAGCCTTCCGGACAATTAATCTGAAGCCTCTGAGATCTTCCTATATG ACCAGAATTAATGGTCATCAGAGACCTCGTCATTATTgcccatcatcatcatcttcatcttCCTGCACTTTCTCAACAGTCGTTTCCTCTGAACCTCA GTTGGAACCAATCAACTGCTGTGTCCATCCCAAAGAACTTCCATCTCCCGTAAGCCCTGTGCAATTAGCACCGGAGGTATTGAGTTTGTTTAGAGGGGCCAGGGTATTGGCCCGCAGGGACGCTGATGGACTTTATTACATGGGGCACATTGCCCGAGAGGTGGAG GGCTTCAGTGACCGATTCCTTGTGGAGTTTGAGAAATGTCGCTCCTTAAAGGGTAAAAGTCAGTTCCGCATGCAGGAGACACCAGTTTGTGACATCATCCACTATGAAGATGCGAGGTGGAGACCCCTATCTCCAGGAGACCATGTCCTAGCACCAGCAGATGCTAAAATGGAGAACTATGGACCTGGTACTGTTCTGCAAGGAAAAGAAACCCGAGCGCGTGGATTAG CTTTtgacagcactggggtcctggtgaCTTTCTGGAATGGAAAGACTAAGCAAGTTCCTCCTGGCCTGGCCATATGGATCCCTCAGACTTTAGGTGACCGCATCACCTTGGAGCTCTATATTCCTCCAGAAACTCGAAAGAAGCTGATAGAGACTTGCACCAGTTTCCCCTTTATGGGCACTAGTGATTATCACCAAGTGTCTCAGGCAGAAGAGAAATTTGTTGGCTCTGGGTCTCATACTTGTCACTATTGTGGTCCCGATACTGGTGTTTGTCAAAAGTGTCATGTTCCCGAGGAGTTATGGGTGGCTCTCAGGAATTCACTGAACCACATTAACCGGATCACGGCAACTAAAGAAAAATCTACCCAAAAGGACAAAGCTCCCCCCAAAAATGAAGAACCTGACAAGGAAAAACCCAAACTCCAGAGGAAGAAtgtacggtaccagggattccaccAGATAAGTAGACAT AAGGAACCTCTCATCCATAGTAGAGACACTCAAACGGAAAACCTCATCGACCCTCTGGAAACGTCTTATAATAGAAGAGAAG ACGTGGGTATAATGGGTTCATCACTTAAACCCTCATCGTCAAAACTCGGCAACGTGACTCATCTCCAGAAAACTTTGATGCGCATTGAAAGAGCAATGAAAGAGGATCGCAGGACTATGGAGTCTGTGATTCTTGATCGGAGACCACGTTCTACCCCTCTAAAACTA AATTATGAAGCTAAAGTCAGGAACAATCAGGAACTGAGAGAACAAAAGGAAGAGGAGACAGCAGAACTACAGAGGACGCGAGTGGAGGAAAGACAGAGGAAGAGGGAAGAGAGGATGCGGGAACTGGAACAGAGAGAACTGATGCTTCAGGATAACAGACG GATTCGTTCACAGCAAAGAATCTTGTTTGACTTGGAGAAGAGACAAGACCAGGAGGGATTGGAGGTTCAGCAAGCAGAATGCCGCAGAGCAACAGCTGAAGAGAGGAGCCGCAAGAAAGATGAAGACGTGAGAAAGGAGTGGAAGAGGGAGGATAAGAAAGTCCAGTTCTGGAGGGACCTTCGGCAGCAGAGAGAGAATCTAGATCTGGAGACGATCCATAAACAGCAGGAGAAAGATGAGAAGTATAAG GAGCTGCTCCACAGCCAGATGATTACACGACAAAGACAACAAGAGGCTGCTCTCCAGGACCGGAGAAGACACCAACAAAGGCAAGAAGGATCCAAGAGCAGAGTCTCCAAGAGACTGGAGGAATTCTACCAGCTGACTGAGCGGGAGTCCCAGAGGGACAAGGATTTACAGCAACGTCTCAAGGAGCAGAATCTGCAGGCGCTTCGATCAGCCATGGTTCTTTGA
- the LOC138675212 gene encoding E3 ubiquitin/ISG15 ligase TRIM25-like translates to MASADLRDELLCSICLSVFKDPVMLRCGHNFCRVCIGRVLDTQDGSGVYSCPECREEFQERPTLMRNINLHNVTERFLITQQEREEITGICCTYCVDSPVPAVRSCLHCEASLCDKHLRSHSKSAEHVLSDPSTSLEKRKCSVHKELLKYYCTQDAVCICVSCSLIGKHNGHKMESLDEASGKKKKIWRNVLQKLITKREKTEERVRSLEKSRRKAQEKASGEAERVTALCTDIRRRVDDLEKKVLSEISRQEKEESLSLSARIHQLEIKKDELSRKMRHIEELCNMTDPLTVLQDPDTGDLCDPEEEGGDEDTGGHDKQLHDGDDLDVAEISHTLHTLCEVISGIRSGIYVEDPADILLDITTAANYILISDDLKTATGTREKQKRPETAERFQDYNQVMSRRGFTSGRHYWDVEGRRSRCWRVGMCYPSMDRRGRQSVIGDNNKSWCLRRYNNNQYSVIHDSKETPLPDKISSDRVRICLDYEAGQLSFYDLCDPIRHLHTFTATFSEPLHAALCVFWVNIYGCYIDSSLKIITYKKCNLRK, encoded by the coding sequence ATGGCGTCTGCTGATCTGAGAGACGAGCTGCTCTGCTCCATCTGTTTATCTGTTTTTAAGGACCCTGTAAtgctgagatgtggacacaacttctgccgggtcTGTATTGGTCGTGTGCTGGATACACAGGACGGGTCTGGAGTTTATTCCTGTCCTGAATGCAGAGAAGAGTTTCAGGAGCGGCCGACACTGATGAGGAACATAAATCTCCATAATGTCACAGAACGTTTCCTGATTACTCAGCAAGAACGAGAGGAGATCACCGGGATCTGCTGTACTTACTGTGTGGACTCTCCGGTACCTGCTGTTAGATCCTGTCTACACTGTGAGGCTTCTCTGTGTGATAAACACCTGAGATCTCACAGCAAATCAGCAGAACACGTCTTATCTGATCCCAGCACTTCTCTGGAGAAAAGGAAATGTTCTGTCCACAAGGAACTTTTAAAGtattattgtactcaggatgccGTCTGTATCTGTGTGTCCTGCAGTTTGATTGGGAAACATAATGGACATAAAATGGAGTCACTGGATGAGGCTTCAGGGAAGAAAAAGAAAATATGGAGAAATGTTCTCCAGAAACTGATCACAAAGAGAGAAAAGACTGAGGAAAGAGTCCGGAGTCTGGAGAAGAGCAGGAGAAAAGCTCAAGAAAAAGCATCTGGAGAAGCCGAGAGAGTCACTGCCCTGTGTACAGACATCAGGAGACGGGTGGACGACCTGGAGAAGAAGGTCCTGAGTGAGATCTCCAGGCAGGAGAAGGAAGAGTCACTGTCACTGTCTGCTCGGATCCATCAGCTGGAAATAAAGAAGGACGAGCTGTCCAGGAAGATGAGAcacattgaggagctgtgtaacatgacggatccactgactgtcttacaggatccagacaccggtgacttgtgtgatcctgaggaggaaggaggtgatgaggacacaggaggacatgataaaCAGCTCCATGATGGAGATGATCTGGATGTGGCTGAgatctcacacacattacacacattatgTGAGGTAATATCAGGTATAAGGAGCGGGATCTATGTGGAGGATCCTGCAGACATATTACTGGATATAACCACAGCTGCTAATTATATCCTTATATCAGACGACCTGAAAACTGCAACTGGGACACGAGAGAAGCAGAAACGTCCAGAAACAGCAGAGAGATTCCAGGATTATAATCAGGTGATGAGCAGGAGAGGATTTacctcaggacgacattactgggatgtggagGGCAGGAGATCAAGGTGTTGGAGGGTGGGGATGTGTTATCCCAGTATGGACAGGAGGGGGCGCCAGTCAGTGATTGGAGATAATAACAAATCCTGGTGTTTGAGGAGATATAATAATAATCAGTATTCAGTGATACATGACAGTAAAGAGACCCCGTTACCTGACAAGATCTCCAGTGATAGAGTCAGGATATGtctggattatgaggccgggcagttgtccttttatgatctgtgtgaccccatcagacacttacacaccttcactgccACCTTCTCTGAGCCCCTCCATGCTGCATTATGTGTATTTTGGGTAAATATTTATGGGTGCTACATAGATAGCTCATTGAAGATAATAACTTACAAGAAATGCAACTTGAGAAAGTGA